The proteins below are encoded in one region of Salmo salar chromosome ssa02, Ssal_v3.1, whole genome shotgun sequence:
- the LOC106595254 gene encoding oocyte zinc finger protein XlCOF6-like: MLTSWLISPTMSSLNYSPPAKEEEVCCTETEALGLNIVVKEEDEDVTVKGEKDTFRIKKEEEEEDITVKEEENVTVKEEKEPFGPEEGIEAVIVEEEEVEAFRIKKEEEEDITLKEEEEDVTVKEEKEPFGMKEEEGIEAVTVEEEEEVEAFTIKKEEEEAITLKEEEEDVTVKEEKEPFGVKEEEDAISIKEEEDVLGVKEDEEEEEGEEEETEDLMNTRERPDSHSESGTSPSEEPDPETSKPARAHHCSQCGKRFIRLGHLNEHMKTHTGEKPYHCSQCGKGFGQSGHLKVHERRHTGEKPYQCSQCEKKCFSPGDLKSHERTHTQSLERPFQCSQCGKRFIQSSHLKEHERIHTGEKPFQCSQCGKGFRYSGHLKVHERTHTGEKPYQCSQCQKGFFSPGDLKKHERTHLVERPFQCSQCGKRFMQSSHLKKHKRIHTGEQPFQCSHCGKSFTRLGNLKTHEMTHTGEKPFHCSFCGKRFTHLGNLKMHEMTHTGNKPFHCSQCGKGFGHSGHLKVHERTHTGEKPYQCSQCESKFFSSGDLKSHERTHTVERPFQCSQCGKSFTRLGNLNMHLRTHTGEKPYHCSDCGKRFIQLGDLKSHERTHTGDKPFQCSQCGKSFAWLGNLKMHERIHTGEKPFHCSLCGKSFTFLGTLKKHEMTHTGEKPFQCSQCGKSFTQLVNLKRHEATHTG, encoded by the exons atgctaactagttGGCTAAtatccccgaccatgagctcaTTAAATTACTCCCCGCcagctaaagaagaggaggtatGTTGCACTGAGAccgaagctctggggctgaacattgtcgtgaaagaagaAGATGAGGATGTTACAgtgaagggagagaaagacactTTCAGAATTAaaaaggaggaagaagaagaggatattacagtgaaagaagaagagaacgttacagtgaaagaagagaagGAACCTTTTGGGCCAGAAGAGGGGATAGAGGCTGTCatagtggaagaggaggaggtagaagctttcagaatcaaaaaggaggaagaggaagatatcacattgaaagaagaggaggaggatgttacagtgaaagaagagaaagaacctTTTGgaatgaaagaggaagaggggataGAGGCTGTCACagtggaagaagaggaggaggtagaagctTTCACAAtcaaaaaggaggaagaggaggctatcacattgaaagaagaggaggaggatgttacagtgaaagaagagaaagaaccttttggagtgaaagaggaagaggatgctATCTCAATAAAAGAGGAGGAAGATGTTTTGGGAGtgaaagaggatgaggaggaggaagaaggagaggaggaggagacagaagatCTGATGAACACCA gagagagaccagactctcaTTCTGAAAGCGGGACGAGTCCTTCAGaagaaccagacccagagacaTCCAAACCAGCAAGAGcacaccactgctcccagtgtggaaagagatttaTTCGGTTAGGGCACCTGAACGAACATATGAAAACacatacaggggagaagccttatcactgctcccagtgtggaaagggttttgGACAGTCAGGGCATCTAAAAGTGCATGAAAGaagacacactggagagaagccataTCAATGCTCCCAGTGTGAAAAGAAATGTTTCTCACCAGGGGACCTGAAGtcacatgagagaacacacacacagtctttagagaggcctttccaatgctctcagtgtggaaagagatttaTCCAGTCATCGCATCTGAAAGAGCATgaaagaatacacacaggagagaagcctttccaatgctctcagtgtggaaagggttttagaTACTCAGGGCATTTAAAAGTGCAtgaaagaacacacactggagagaagccgtaTCAATGCTCCCAGTGTCAAAAGGGTTTTTTCTCACCAGGGGACCTGAAAAAACATGAGAGAACACATTTAGTAGAGAGGCCTTTCcaatgctctcagtgtggaaaaaGATTTATGCAGTCATCACATCTGAAAAAacacaagagaatacacacaggcgAACAACCATTCCAATGCTCTCATTGTGGAAAAAGTTTTACCCGTTTAGGAAACTTGAAAACGCATGAgatgacacacacaggagagaagcctttccactgctccTTCTGTGGAAAACGTTTTACCCATTTAGGGAACCTGAAAATGCATGAGATGACACACACAGGAAATAAGCCTTTtcactgttcccagtgtggaaagggttttgGACACTCAGGGCATCTAAAAGTGCAtgaaagaacacacactggagagaagccataTCAATGCTCCCAATGTGAAAGTAAATTTTTCTCATCAggggacctgaaatcacatgagagaacacacactgtagagaggcctttccaatgctctcagtgtggaaagagttttacccggtTAGGGAATCTGAATATGCAtttgagaacacacacaggggagaagccataCCACTGCTCAGACTGTGGAAAGAGATTTATCCAGCTAggggacctgaaatcacatgagcggacacacacaggagataagcctttccaatgctctcagtgtggaaaaaGTTTTGCCTGGTTAGGGAACTTGAAaatgcatgagagaatacacacaggagagaagcctttccactgctccttgtgtggaaagagttttacctttTTAGGGACACTGAAAAAGCACGAGATGACACACACAGGTGAGAagcctttccaatgctcccaatgtggaaagagttttacccagttagtgaacctgaaaaggcatgaagcaacacacacaggatag